One genomic segment of Desulfomicrobium sp. ZS1 includes these proteins:
- a CDS encoding DUF5681 domain-containing protein gives MADNAAQDQQKGPGKPFPKGRSGNPAGKPKGCRNKATRAAQVLLDGEAEALTRKCVDLALEGDTTALRICMERICPPLKERAIDGDAIKLPAKINAENAGQVFGKIFKAVAGGQIVPGEGDMLVKMLRTYLEAFEYQQIAERLSELEDAAPRNKRW, from the coding sequence ATGGCTGATAATGCAGCACAGGATCAGCAGAAAGGACCAGGCAAGCCCTTTCCCAAGGGTAGGTCAGGAAACCCCGCTGGAAAGCCCAAGGGATGCCGGAACAAGGCAACCAGGGCGGCCCAGGTGCTTCTCGACGGCGAAGCCGAGGCCCTGACGCGCAAGTGCGTGGATCTAGCCCTGGAAGGCGACACAACCGCCCTTCGCATCTGCATGGAGCGGATCTGCCCGCCGCTCAAGGAAAGAGCTATCGACGGCGATGCAATCAAGCTGCCTGCAAAAATCAACGCAGAGAACGCGGGCCAGGTGTTTGGGAAGATCTTCAAAGCCGTGGCCGGTGGTCAGATTGTCCCAGGCGAGGGCGACATGCTGGTCAAGATGCTGCGGACCTACCTTGAAGCCTTCGAGTATCAGCAAATAGCCGAGAGACTGAGCGAGCTCGAAGACGCGGCCCCGAGGAACAAGCGATGGTAG